A genomic region of Coriobacteriaceae bacterium contains the following coding sequences:
- a CDS encoding ABC transporter ATP-binding protein, whose protein sequence is MAFVEFRDVRKIYQMGETQVCAADGLNFDIDEGELACIVGPSGSGKTTLLNMLGGMDTCTSGTIKLADRVVSSFTEKELVQYRRHEIGFVFQFYNLVQNLTALENVELAAQICDDPLPADEALAMVGLSKRMDNFPAQLSGGEQQRVAIARALAKNPKLLLCDEPTGALDYQTGKAILQLLQDASTVHGRTVVLITHNTAFKPIAHRVIHIHEGKVASVELSDAPSSAASIEW, encoded by the coding sequence ATGGCATTTGTCGAGTTCAGAGACGTGCGCAAGATCTACCAGATGGGCGAGACGCAGGTATGCGCCGCCGATGGCCTGAACTTCGACATAGACGAGGGCGAGCTCGCCTGCATAGTCGGCCCTTCCGGCTCGGGGAAGACCACGCTGCTCAATATGCTCGGCGGTATGGATACGTGCACCTCGGGCACCATCAAGCTCGCCGATCGTGTCGTGAGCTCCTTCACCGAGAAGGAGCTCGTCCAATATCGTCGTCATGAGATTGGCTTCGTCTTCCAGTTCTACAACCTCGTTCAGAATCTCACGGCGCTCGAAAACGTCGAGCTCGCGGCGCAAATCTGCGATGACCCGCTACCAGCCGACGAGGCACTCGCCATGGTCGGACTTTCCAAGCGCATGGACAACTTTCCGGCGCAGCTCTCCGGTGGCGAGCAGCAGCGCGTCGCGATTGCCCGTGCCCTTGCCAAGAATCCCAAGCTTCTGCTCTGCGACGAGCCGACGGGTGCGCTCGACTACCAGACGGGAAAGGCCATCTTGCAACTTTTGCAGGATGCCTCGACCGTACATGGCCGTACGGTCGTGCTCATCACACATAATACCGCCTTCAAGCCCATTGCCCATCGGGTCATTCACATCCACGAGGGCAAGGTTGCCTCCGTCGAGCTGAGTGACGCTCCGAGCTCCGCTGCTTCGATCGAGTGGTAG
- a CDS encoding universal stress protein: MYRNILVPFDGSEPSQRALKAAIEMSSSSVPVVITVLKVAAPMNFDDSTFEVAARMAGVPKIDAAVLSATRDNYNNEHRKSVQTQIQGFFASVPDNIDIQIVIENGRPQDVICDYANEHGIDCIAMGRRGLGVIRAALGSVSSAVLRGVDLPVLVVK, encoded by the coding sequence ATGTATCGAAACATACTTGTTCCCTTCGACGGATCCGAACCCTCGCAGCGCGCACTTAAAGCCGCCATCGAGATGTCAAGCTCGAGCGTGCCCGTCGTGATCACAGTACTCAAGGTTGCGGCTCCCATGAATTTCGACGACTCGACCTTCGAGGTTGCCGCCCGCATGGCCGGCGTTCCCAAGATCGATGCCGCCGTGTTGAGTGCCACGCGCGACAACTACAACAACGAGCATCGCAAGAGCGTCCAGACGCAGATCCAAGGCTTCTTCGCGAGCGTACCCGACAACATCGACATCCAGATCGTCATCGAAAACGGCCGACCTCAGGATGTTATCTGCGATTATGCAAACGAACATGGCATCGATTGCATCGCCATGGGAAGGCGTGGTCTCGGTGTCATTCGCGCGGCCCTGGGTTCGGTGAGCTCGGCTGTCTTGCGTGGCGTCGACCTACCGGTCCTCGTGGTCAAGTAG
- a CDS encoding sodium:proton antiporter, translated as MELGQTLPIWSIIPFAGMLLSIAIFPLVKAEWWEKHQLLVALAWALLFLVPFVFAYGAEVTAEQLAEVVIGDYIPFIVLLLGLYVVAGGIHVGGTIAGTTRNNVIMLLIGTLLASWVGTTGAAMLLIRPLLRANLWRKYRAHIVVFFIFLVANAGGCLTPLGDPPLFLGYLRGVPFFWTLQHIWPLLLANTVLLIGLFVVVDRYFTRREPRESREKLELLSRADDRVPIHLQGWHNLFLLLLVIAGVILNGLIPQLEAFIDAETGMTFGFGVFGVHIGVEYVVQIALILLAAALSWVTTSKDDRSRNNFEWAPIAEVAKLFIGIFITMIPALAILRAYGGSLGLDSPLGFFWATGALSSFLDNSPTYVVFLTTAGALGTDAAGAVATTVGSVDPTILLAISAGAVFMGAVTYIGNAPNFMVKNIAEGAGVKMPSFFGYIGWALAFLIPVFIIDSLLFFL; from the coding sequence ATGGAACTTGGCCAAACACTTCCCATATGGAGCATCATCCCCTTCGCGGGCATGTTGCTGTCCATTGCCATCTTCCCGCTCGTGAAGGCCGAGTGGTGGGAGAAGCACCAGCTGCTCGTCGCCCTCGCGTGGGCGCTGCTGTTCCTCGTGCCCTTCGTCTTCGCCTACGGGGCCGAGGTCACGGCCGAGCAGCTCGCCGAGGTCGTCATCGGCGACTACATTCCCTTCATCGTGCTCCTGCTCGGGCTCTACGTCGTGGCCGGCGGCATACACGTGGGAGGCACCATCGCCGGTACGACGAGAAACAACGTCATCATGCTGCTCATCGGCACGCTGCTGGCGAGCTGGGTCGGCACCACCGGCGCGGCCATGCTGCTCATACGGCCGCTTTTGCGCGCCAACCTGTGGCGCAAGTACCGCGCGCACATCGTCGTCTTCTTCATCTTCCTGGTCGCAAACGCCGGCGGCTGCCTCACGCCGCTGGGCGATCCGCCGCTGTTCCTCGGCTACCTGCGCGGCGTGCCGTTCTTCTGGACGCTGCAACACATCTGGCCGCTGCTGCTCGCCAACACCGTCCTGCTCATCGGCCTGTTCGTCGTCGTCGACCGCTACTTCACGCGCCGCGAGCCACGCGAGAGCCGCGAGAAGCTCGAGCTGCTGTCCCGCGCCGACGACCGCGTGCCCATCCACCTGCAGGGCTGGCACAACCTGTTCCTCCTCCTGCTCGTCATCGCGGGCGTCATCCTCAACGGCCTCATCCCGCAGCTCGAGGCGTTCATCGACGCCGAGACGGGGATGACCTTCGGCTTCGGCGTCTTCGGGGTGCACATCGGGGTGGAATACGTCGTCCAGATCGCCCTCATACTGCTGGCCGCCGCCCTGTCCTGGGTCACGACCTCGAAGGACGACCGCTCGCGCAACAACTTCGAGTGGGCGCCCATCGCCGAGGTCGCCAAGCTCTTCATCGGCATCTTCATCACGATGATTCCGGCGCTGGCCATCCTGCGCGCCTACGGCGGATCGCTCGGGCTGGACTCGCCGCTGGGGTTCTTCTGGGCCACCGGCGCGCTGTCGTCGTTCCTCGACAACTCGCCGACCTACGTGGTCTTCCTCACCACGGCCGGGGCCCTGGGCACCGACGCGGCCGGCGCGGTGGCGACTACGGTGGGTTCCGTGGATCCGACGATCCTGCTCGCCATATCGGCCGGCGCGGTGTTCATGGGCGCGGTGACCTACATCGGAAACGCCCCCAACTTCATGGTCAAGAATATCGCCGAGGGCGCCGGCGTCAAGATGCCGAGCTTCTTCGGCTACATCGGCTGGGCGCTCGCGTTCCTCATACCGGTCTTCATCATCGACAGCCTGCTGTTCTTCCTGTAG
- a CDS encoding hydratase, with translation MVKLTDKGAYLIDGTQLVLEDEQERLEQLGITSAERDKAHEGTIAHRILTSHTITDNPEHLRIKFDAMASHDITYVGIIQTARASGMERFPLPYVLTCCHNSLCAVGGTINDDDHFFGLSAAKKYGGIYVPPHIAVIHQFMRENFAGCGKMILGSDSHTRYGALGTMAIGEGGGELDKQLLGDTYDIAYPDVVAIYLTGAPQPGVGPMDVALAIVSAVYKSGFVKNKVMEFVGPGIASLPTDYRNGIDVMTTETTCLSSIWQTDDDTKAWLDLHKRDDDYRELKPAHVAYYDALVEVDLSAIKPMIALPFHPSNAYTIDALYENLEDILRETELAAEKVAEGRAHFSLLDKVTSDGKLACQQGVIAGCAGGTYSNIVEAAHALKGASTGYDEFYLSVYPSSQPVFIDLDRKGLLADLMDAGAIVRTAFCGPCFGAGDTPAHNALSIRHATRNFPNREGSKPQNGQMAAVALMDARSIAATAANGGKLTSATELDCWGDIPAYNYDDRAYQSRVYWGFGKANEEQELRYGPNIKDWPEQEPLADNILLRIVSKIEDEVTTTDELIPSGETSSYRSNPLGLAEFTLSRRDPDYVRRAKQVRDFEQARLAGELPDELSAIYEAIHGITGFENVDASSIEIGSTIYARKPGDGSAREQAASCQRVLGALANIVEEYATKRYRSNCMNWGMLPFQYAGDVELLNVGDWVFVPGIRDALDGDLSHIRAFVIGDAGAREIELSIADMTSEERAIVKAGCLINYNREK, from the coding sequence ATGGTTAAGCTCACTGACAAAGGCGCCTACCTTATCGATGGCACACAGCTCGTCTTGGAGGATGAGCAAGAACGCCTCGAACAGCTAGGCATCACCTCTGCTGAGCGCGACAAGGCACATGAGGGCACGATTGCCCATCGCATACTCACGTCACATACCATCACGGACAATCCTGAGCACCTTCGCATCAAATTCGACGCGATGGCAAGCCACGACATCACCTACGTTGGCATCATTCAGACCGCGCGCGCGTCTGGCATGGAGCGCTTTCCCCTGCCCTACGTGCTCACCTGCTGCCATAACTCGCTATGCGCCGTGGGTGGCACGATCAACGACGATGACCACTTCTTCGGTTTGTCCGCGGCCAAGAAGTACGGCGGCATCTACGTGCCGCCTCATATCGCCGTCATCCACCAGTTCATGCGCGAGAACTTCGCCGGTTGCGGCAAGATGATCCTCGGCAGCGATTCCCACACCCGCTACGGTGCACTTGGCACGATGGCCATCGGCGAGGGCGGTGGCGAGCTCGACAAGCAACTGCTTGGCGATACCTACGACATCGCCTATCCCGATGTCGTAGCGATCTACCTCACGGGCGCACCTCAGCCCGGCGTCGGACCGATGGACGTGGCGCTTGCCATCGTGAGCGCCGTCTACAAATCCGGCTTCGTGAAGAACAAGGTCATGGAGTTCGTCGGCCCTGGCATCGCGTCGCTTCCCACCGACTACCGCAACGGCATTGACGTCATGACGACCGAAACAACCTGCCTGTCGAGCATCTGGCAAACCGACGACGACACCAAGGCATGGCTTGACCTGCACAAACGCGACGATGACTACCGCGAGCTCAAGCCCGCACATGTCGCCTACTACGATGCGCTCGTCGAGGTCGACCTCTCAGCAATCAAGCCCATGATCGCTCTGCCCTTCCATCCTTCTAATGCCTATACGATCGACGCGCTCTACGAGAACCTCGAGGACATCCTGCGCGAAACGGAACTTGCTGCCGAGAAGGTCGCCGAGGGACGCGCACACTTCAGCCTGCTCGACAAGGTGACGAGCGACGGCAAGCTCGCATGCCAGCAAGGCGTCATCGCCGGATGTGCCGGCGGCACCTACAGCAACATCGTCGAAGCCGCCCATGCACTCAAGGGTGCCTCAACCGGCTACGATGAGTTCTACCTTTCGGTATATCCCTCTTCACAGCCGGTCTTCATCGACCTCGACCGCAAGGGGCTGCTCGCCGACCTCATGGATGCCGGCGCCATCGTGCGCACGGCGTTTTGCGGCCCGTGCTTTGGCGCGGGTGACACCCCGGCGCACAATGCCCTGTCCATACGTCACGCGACGCGCAACTTCCCCAATCGAGAGGGTTCCAAGCCGCAAAACGGCCAGATGGCCGCCGTCGCGCTCATGGATGCCCGCTCGATTGCGGCAACGGCCGCCAACGGCGGAAAGCTCACGAGCGCGACCGAGCTTGACTGCTGGGGCGATATCCCCGCCTACAACTACGACGACCGCGCCTATCAATCTCGCGTGTACTGGGGATTCGGCAAGGCCAATGAGGAGCAGGAGCTGCGCTACGGTCCCAACATCAAGGACTGGCCCGAGCAAGAGCCGTTGGCCGACAACATCCTGCTGCGGATCGTCTCCAAGATCGAGGACGAGGTCACGACGACCGACGAGCTCATCCCGAGCGGAGAGACCTCCTCGTATCGCTCCAACCCTCTGGGACTTGCCGAGTTCACGCTCTCACGCCGCGATCCCGACTACGTACGTCGCGCCAAGCAAGTGCGTGACTTCGAGCAGGCGCGCCTGGCCGGCGAACTGCCCGACGAGCTTTCCGCAATCTACGAGGCCATCCACGGCATCACGGGCTTCGAAAACGTCGATGCGAGCAGTATCGAGATCGGATCGACCATCTACGCACGTAAGCCGGGCGACGGCTCAGCACGCGAGCAGGCGGCGAGCTGCCAGCGCGTGCTCGGTGCGTTGGCCAACATCGTCGAGGAATACGCCACCAAACGCTATCGCAGCAACTGCATGAACTGGGGCATGCTGCCCTTCCAATACGCCGGCGATGTCGAGCTTCTCAACGTGGGCGACTGGGTTTTCGTGCCGGGCATCCGCGACGCGCTCGATGGCGACCTCTCGCATATCCGCGCCTTCGTCATCGGCGATGCAGGCGCACGAGAGATCGAACTGTCGATCGCCGACATGACAAGCGAGGAGCGTGCCATCGTCAAGGCAGGATGCCTCATCAACTACAACCGCGAGAAGTAA
- a CDS encoding branched-chain amino acid aminotransferase, which translates to MTQKKDLDWGELSFSYMETDFSYVCEYKDGAWGAGELTPDHNITISECAGILHYCQECFEGLKAYTTEDGSIVCFRPDLNAERMYETAERLCMPPFPKERFIEAVKEVVKANEAWVPPFGSGATLYIRPFMFASGKVIGVKPADEYQFRILVTPVGPYYKGGAVPIHICVSAYDRAAPRGTGNIKAGLNYAMSLQANVEAHANGFAENLYLDSQSRTYVEEAGGANIIFVNKEGTLVVPQSHTDSILPSITRRSLVVVARDMLGMKVDERPVKMSEVEAGDFVEAGLCGTAAVISPVGKITYNDEVIEISGMEKPGPVMTKLRETLTGIQSGEIEGPEGWVVTID; encoded by the coding sequence GTGACGCAGAAGAAGGACCTGGATTGGGGCGAGCTTAGCTTCAGCTACATGGAGACTGACTTCAGCTACGTCTGCGAGTACAAGGACGGTGCCTGGGGCGCAGGTGAGCTTACGCCCGACCACAACATCACCATAAGCGAATGCGCCGGCATTCTACACTACTGCCAGGAATGCTTCGAGGGCCTCAAGGCATACACGACCGAAGACGGGTCGATCGTCTGCTTCCGCCCCGACCTCAACGCCGAGCGCATGTACGAGACCGCGGAACGTCTCTGCATGCCGCCCTTCCCCAAGGAGCGCTTCATCGAAGCCGTCAAGGAAGTCGTCAAGGCAAACGAGGCCTGGGTCCCGCCCTTCGGGAGCGGTGCCACGCTCTACATCCGTCCCTTCATGTTTGCATCGGGCAAGGTCATCGGTGTCAAGCCGGCCGACGAATACCAGTTCCGCATTCTTGTCACGCCTGTCGGCCCGTACTACAAGGGCGGCGCCGTGCCTATCCACATCTGCGTGAGCGCCTACGATCGCGCCGCACCGCGCGGCACCGGCAACATCAAGGCGGGCCTCAACTACGCGATGAGCCTCCAGGCCAACGTCGAGGCCCATGCCAACGGCTTTGCCGAGAACCTCTACCTCGATTCGCAGAGCCGCACCTACGTGGAAGAAGCCGGCGGCGCCAACATCATCTTCGTGAACAAGGAGGGCACGCTCGTCGTTCCGCAAAGCCATACGGACTCCATCCTGCCTTCCATCACGCGTCGCTCGCTCGTGGTCGTCGCACGCGACATGCTCGGCATGAAGGTCGACGAGCGCCCCGTCAAGATGAGCGAGGTCGAGGCCGGTGACTTCGTCGAGGCCGGCCTGTGCGGTACGGCAGCCGTCATCAGCCCCGTCGGCAAAATCACCTACAACGACGAGGTCATCGAAATCAGCGGAATGGAGAAGCCCGGCCCCGTCATGACCAAGCTGCGCGAGACGCTCACCGGTATCCAAAGCGGCGAAATCGAAGGTCCTGAAGGCTGGGTCGTCACGATCGACTAG
- a CDS encoding DUF4868 domain-containing protein, translating to MIAEYKNDKVALLSALEQADANLHAHVATYAVIETEDPAMPFEICLVHDCGNEDDASRLLNERLFDRAFLDFGYKEVRGEDNLEGVVYAPIEELFTDKVCIGVAPRSMFDDDLSRVRMARGAEEEEVEETDDVMRFVHFLKAIDGRVIDGAPARTLAAEDVAQVCGLLFKYVTGTDGSAQCVVAFQRTQRMWIQQKSSYLLFDGAQSEPQAFASRSIRVGTTFDFVLFGDNVFFRNLRALEILFKFNKLVSQRAKDYADTLDGIVADFEKLDERIDASRGVANKLLKMQREGSPVAELEPEELEMRANRIAYYSRKLKFNEDGKIMLTTNREVNDFLRMLNDDFLVSPLTQEEYEARSKKPLGRDNE from the coding sequence ATGATTGCAGAGTACAAGAACGACAAGGTCGCGCTTCTCAGTGCGCTCGAGCAAGCCGATGCCAACCTGCACGCTCATGTCGCCACCTACGCCGTCATCGAGACCGAAGACCCTGCCATGCCATTCGAGATCTGCCTCGTGCACGATTGCGGCAATGAGGATGACGCGTCCCGTCTGCTCAACGAGCGTCTCTTCGATCGCGCCTTTCTCGATTTCGGTTACAAGGAGGTGCGTGGCGAGGACAACCTCGAGGGTGTTGTCTATGCACCCATCGAGGAACTTTTCACCGACAAGGTATGCATCGGCGTCGCACCGCGCTCGATGTTCGATGACGACTTGTCACGCGTGCGTATGGCGCGTGGTGCCGAGGAGGAAGAAGTCGAGGAGACCGACGATGTGATGCGCTTCGTCCACTTCCTGAAGGCGATTGACGGTCGTGTAATTGACGGCGCTCCTGCCCGTACGCTCGCTGCCGAGGATGTCGCGCAGGTATGCGGTCTTCTCTTCAAGTACGTGACGGGTACTGATGGCAGTGCGCAGTGCGTGGTGGCCTTTCAGCGCACGCAGCGTATGTGGATTCAGCAAAAGTCGAGCTACCTGCTCTTTGACGGTGCCCAAAGCGAGCCGCAAGCGTTTGCGAGCCGCTCTATCCGCGTGGGGACGACCTTCGACTTCGTGCTCTTCGGCGACAATGTCTTCTTCCGCAACTTGCGCGCGCTCGAGATACTGTTCAAGTTCAACAAGCTCGTGAGCCAACGCGCCAAGGACTATGCAGATACACTCGACGGCATCGTCGCCGATTTCGAGAAGCTCGATGAGCGCATCGACGCAAGCAGGGGCGTGGCAAACAAGCTTCTCAAGATGCAGCGCGAGGGTTCGCCTGTTGCAGAGCTTGAGCCCGAGGAGCTCGAGATGCGTGCCAATCGTATCGCGTACTACAGCCGCAAGCTCAAGTTCAACGAGGACGGCAAAATCATGCTTACGACCAACCGCGAGGTTAACGACTTCCTGCGCATGCTCAATGACGACTTTCTTGTTTCACCACTTACCCAGGAGGAGTACGAAGCGCGCTCGAAGAAGCCCCTCGGTCGCGATAACGAATAA
- the murB gene encoding UDP-N-acetylmuramate dehydrogenase, producing the protein MDTDTLARMLTNAIDAERLQANEPMSKHTTFKVGGPVDFFISIASVDELVAILEACRTANAPWHVIGCGSDLLVADAGLSGVCICLGEHFCDIRIDGTRLIAKAGATNEQVAEAACAAGLTGYEFASGIPGSIGGAAIMNAGAYDGEFAHVCIEVQCLTPDGRIITVPASEADWRYRHSMMSDEGYIILEATLQLVPWDKKQIRARMDELTEQRCAKQPLELGSAGSTFKRPLGHYAGKLIDDAGMRGHTRGGAQVSSKHCGFVVNMGTATARDVRQVIEDVQNAVFADSGVKLEPEVRMWGFDD; encoded by the coding sequence ATGGATACAGATACACTTGCCCGCATGCTCACAAATGCAATCGATGCCGAGAGGCTCCAGGCCAACGAGCCCATGAGCAAGCACACCACCTTCAAGGTGGGCGGTCCCGTTGACTTCTTCATCTCGATTGCCTCTGTTGACGAGCTCGTCGCCATCCTCGAGGCATGCCGTACGGCAAACGCTCCCTGGCATGTCATCGGCTGCGGCAGCGACCTTCTCGTCGCAGATGCCGGCCTCTCGGGCGTGTGCATATGTCTCGGCGAGCACTTTTGCGATATCCGCATTGATGGCACGCGGCTCATCGCCAAGGCAGGTGCCACGAACGAGCAGGTCGCCGAGGCAGCTTGCGCGGCAGGGCTCACGGGCTACGAATTTGCCAGCGGCATTCCCGGCAGCATCGGCGGTGCCGCCATCATGAACGCAGGCGCCTATGACGGAGAGTTCGCCCACGTATGCATCGAGGTCCAGTGCCTGACCCCGGATGGGCGCATCATCACCGTTCCCGCATCTGAGGCAGACTGGCGCTATCGTCATTCCATGATGTCGGATGAGGGCTACATCATCCTCGAGGCAACGCTTCAGCTCGTGCCCTGGGACAAGAAGCAGATTCGCGCTCGCATGGACGAGCTCACCGAGCAGCGCTGCGCCAAGCAGCCCCTCGAGCTCGGCAGCGCCGGTTCCACCTTCAAGCGACCGCTTGGACACTATGCCGGCAAGCTCATCGATGATGCGGGCATGCGCGGACACACCCGTGGCGGTGCACAGGTCTCTTCCAAGCATTGCGGTTTCGTCGTCAACATGGGTACGGCAACCGCCCGCGACGTGCGCCAGGTCATCGAGGACGTGCAAAACGCCGTCTTCGCCGACTCCGGCGTCAAACTCGAGCCAGAAGTCCGCATGTGGGGATTCGACGACTAG
- a CDS encoding tRNA uridine(34) 5-carboxymethylaminomethyl modification radical SAM/GNAT enzyme Elp3 produces the protein MYEVLVDILDAIRAQGELDALALGQILNRHNKRAGTRERKYSKKRLLPYYLKLKEEDSAAWAQLGVDEGLERQLFVTLRMKPRRTASGVATITVITKPAPCSGNCLYCPNDVRMPKSYLHREPACQRAERNYFDPYLQVASRLRALTQMGHACDKIELIILGGSWTDYPQGYQTWFMTELFRALNEAPVSDEKLRIRRERYRMAGIDGRDKVLEEQTREVQSQVNEGLLDYNEAIGSLYGTESPWERIASWQTADLVELGEQQHINEHGAHRVVGLVVETRPEALDVATLARLRLLGCTKVQIGVQSLRPEVLALNNRPASEDSLRRAFELLRIFGFKIHTHFMLNLYGSDAEGDRSDYERFVGDVAFQPDEVKLYPCVLVEGTGLVAKHDAGEWRPYSEDELIALLAHDICVTPTFTRVSRMIRDISAQDIIAGSKKTNLRQMVEASEILHDQAVREIRYREIAGEEVDTNDLRLDEVAYETTNTSERFLQWVTPQGKIVGFLRLSLPHVEYMTIHTSELPEELGCAMIREVHVYGQVANLHRVDGSAQHLGLGKQLVERACAIARDAGFTRINVISSVGTRDYYRKLGFVDGTLYQTRDV, from the coding sequence ATGTACGAAGTACTCGTTGACATACTCGATGCCATACGTGCCCAAGGGGAGCTTGACGCCCTTGCACTTGGCCAGATCCTCAATCGCCATAACAAGCGGGCCGGCACACGTGAGCGCAAGTATTCCAAGAAGCGTTTGCTGCCATATTATCTCAAGCTCAAGGAAGAAGATTCGGCTGCCTGGGCGCAGCTCGGCGTTGACGAGGGGCTCGAACGTCAGCTCTTCGTGACGCTGCGCATGAAACCGCGCCGTACGGCAAGTGGTGTCGCCACCATCACGGTAATCACCAAGCCCGCGCCTTGCTCGGGCAACTGCCTGTATTGTCCCAATGACGTGCGCATGCCCAAGAGCTACCTGCATCGCGAGCCGGCCTGTCAGCGCGCCGAGCGCAATTACTTCGATCCCTACTTGCAAGTTGCCTCGCGTCTACGTGCGCTTACGCAGATGGGGCATGCTTGTGACAAGATCGAGCTCATCATTCTCGGTGGCTCCTGGACCGATTACCCGCAGGGCTATCAGACCTGGTTCATGACGGAGCTCTTTCGTGCGCTCAACGAGGCGCCTGTCTCAGATGAAAAGCTGAGGATTCGACGCGAACGCTATCGTATGGCTGGTATCGACGGACGTGACAAGGTTCTCGAAGAGCAAACTCGTGAGGTTCAGAGCCAGGTAAACGAAGGTCTGCTCGACTATAACGAAGCCATCGGTAGCCTCTACGGTACGGAAAGTCCGTGGGAGCGTATCGCATCGTGGCAGACGGCTGACCTTGTCGAGCTTGGCGAGCAACAGCATATCAACGAACACGGTGCGCACCGCGTCGTCGGGCTCGTCGTCGAGACGCGTCCCGAGGCCCTCGATGTGGCGACGCTTGCGCGATTACGTCTGCTCGGATGCACGAAAGTGCAAATCGGCGTGCAAAGCCTGCGTCCGGAGGTCCTCGCGCTCAACAATCGCCCTGCAAGCGAAGATTCCCTGCGTCGTGCCTTCGAGCTGCTGCGCATCTTCGGCTTCAAGATTCATACGCACTTCATGCTTAACCTGTATGGCTCCGACGCAGAGGGTGACAGGAGCGATTACGAGCGTTTCGTGGGCGATGTCGCCTTCCAGCCCGATGAGGTCAAGCTCTATCCCTGCGTGCTCGTGGAAGGAACGGGGCTTGTAGCCAAGCATGATGCGGGGGAGTGGCGTCCTTATAGCGAAGACGAGCTCATCGCCCTGCTTGCGCACGATATATGCGTGACCCCAACGTTCACGCGCGTCTCGCGCATGATTCGTGACATATCGGCGCAGGATATCATTGCCGGCAGCAAGAAAACGAACCTGCGTCAAATGGTCGAGGCTTCCGAGATCCTGCACGATCAGGCGGTACGCGAGATTCGCTACCGCGAAATCGCCGGCGAGGAGGTCGACACCAATGATTTGCGACTCGACGAAGTCGCCTACGAGACGACGAATACGAGTGAGCGCTTCTTGCAATGGGTGACGCCGCAGGGAAAGATCGTCGGCTTTCTGCGTCTGTCACTACCGCATGTGGAATATATGACCATTCATACAAGCGAACTGCCCGAGGAACTTGGCTGTGCAATGATTCGCGAGGTACACGTCTACGGGCAAGTCGCGAACTTGCATCGGGTCGATGGCAGTGCGCAGCACTTGGGGCTGGGTAAACAGCTCGTCGAGCGGGCCTGCGCCATCGCGCGTGATGCGGGGTTTACCCGCATCAACGTCATCAGTTCCGTTGGGACGCGTGACTACTATCGCAAGCTCGGCTTCGTGGATGGCACGCTCTATCAGACGCGGGATGTCTAG
- a CDS encoding class I SAM-dependent methyltransferase, protein MDIKTARMLNALTSDFYVNCAASFAQTRTRSWRGWERCINAIPDALAKPELFVLDLGCGTLRFEDFLQANTRARLNIYGVDACPQLLAKDHDVHFIDMDIVSRLWDGTLRSCLHDVSECDISCAFGLMHHIPGAQARQALLDAMLEKTKPQGYLLISFWQFERDARLARKAARATHLALERCPNLQLDENDWLLDWQSEPETWRYCHSFTEAEIDAFVSHVADRVQLIDRFNADGPNDDLNCYLVLRRI, encoded by the coding sequence ATGGATATCAAGACCGCGCGCATGCTCAATGCCCTTACCAGCGACTTTTACGTTAACTGTGCCGCTTCCTTCGCGCAGACGAGGACGCGTTCCTGGCGCGGCTGGGAGCGTTGCATCAACGCGATTCCCGATGCGCTTGCCAAACCCGAACTATTCGTCCTCGACCTTGGTTGCGGTACCCTTCGTTTCGAGGATTTTCTCCAGGCAAATACGCGTGCACGCCTGAACATATATGGTGTTGACGCCTGTCCGCAGCTCCTCGCAAAAGATCACGATGTGCATTTCATCGATATGGACATCGTGTCTAGATTATGGGATGGAACGCTTCGGTCATGCTTGCATGATGTGTCCGAATGTGACATAAGCTGCGCATTCGGCCTCATGCATCACATACCGGGCGCGCAAGCCCGTCAGGCACTTCTCGATGCAATGCTCGAAAAGACGAAACCACAGGGATACCTTCTCATCTCGTTCTGGCAATTCGAACGCGATGCACGCTTGGCACGCAAGGCGGCTCGTGCGACGCATCTTGCCCTTGAACGCTGCCCTAACCTGCAACTTGACGAGAATGATTGGCTGCTCGACTGGCAAAGCGAGCCCGAAACCTGGCGCTACTGTCACAGCTTCACCGAGGCCGAAATTGACGCGTTCGTCAGTCACGTAGCCGACAGGGTGCAACTCATCGATCGCTTCAACGCCGATGGTCCCAATGACGACCTCAATTGCTACCTCGTGCTTCGACGTATATAG